Proteins encoded together in one Salvelinus namaycush isolate Seneca chromosome 26, SaNama_1.0, whole genome shotgun sequence window:
- the LOC120021516 gene encoding SLC35A4 upstream open reading frame protein-like, translating into MADDKDPLRPLKDLAELKDQLEDIQRRVEKEVQAGIPQGGSVLASPFLKGFLAGYIVSRLRSSAVLGVILGTCTGIFAAQNFGVPNIEQTLKDFFNTLKGPGK; encoded by the exons ATGGCGGACGACAAG GACCCCTTGAGACCACTGAAGGACCTGGCAGAGCTCAAGGACCAGCTAGAGGACATTCAGCGGCGTGTGGAGAAGGAAGTACAGGCTGGGATCCCACAG GGTGGCAGTGTGCTGGCCTCTCCTTTCCTTAAGGGCTTCTTGGCAGGATATATTGTGTCTAGGCTGCGATCCTCTGCGGTTTTGGGCGTGATCCTTGGTACTTGCACAGGCATCTTTGCAGCTCAAAATTTTGGCGTGCCCAACATCGAGCAAACCCTGAAAGACTTTTTCAACACTCTAAAAGGACCCGGCAAATAA
- the cd74b gene encoding CD74 molecule, major histocompatibility complex, class II invariant chain b yields the protein MSEPERQPLVGASSEQTAINVGTTAEGSNKRAFKIAGFTLLACLLIAGQALTAYFVLGQKNDIKDLQEESKSLKKELSQGHAAAVPMKLHVPMNTMPLLIDGSADEGTSTQGPKEGSGSPTQCQLESTGLKPASIESFRPQCDEQGNYLLQQCLDATPLCWCVDASGKQLSGTLTSGPARCGATSALNHVMAIPDVMLSDE from the exons atGTCTGAGCCAGAGAGACAGCCCCTCGTCGGAGCTTCCAGCGAGCAGACCGCAATTAATGTAGGAACTACAGCAGA AGGGTCCAACAAGAGGGCCTTCAAGATAGCTGGTTTCACCCTCTTGGCCTGCCTGCTCATTGCTGGTCAGGCTCTGACGGCCTACTTCGTCCTGGGCCAGAAGAACGACATTAAAGACCTGCAGGAAGAGAGCAAATCCCTGAAGAAGGAGCTGAGTCAAGGGCACGCTG CTGCTGTCCCCATGAAGCTGCATGTGCCCATGAACACCATGCCATTGCTGATCGATGGGTCTGCTGATGAG GGGACATCTACCCAAGGGCCAAAGGAAG GATCAGGTTCTCCCACACAGTGTCAGCTGGAGTCAACAGGGTTGAAGCCAGCAAGTATTGAATCCTTCCGACCCCAGTGTGATGAGCAGGGCAACTACCTGCTCCAGCAGTGCCTGGATGCCACACCCCTTTGCTGGTGTGTGGATGCCAGTGGGAAGCAGCTCTCTGGCACCCTAACCAGTGGGCCTGCTAGGTGCGGCGCCACATCCG CACTCAATCATGTGATGGCCATACCTGATGTGATGCTGAGTG ATGAGTAA